A DNA window from Candidatus Woesearchaeota archaeon contains the following coding sequences:
- a CDS encoding deoxyhypusine synthase: MSVHKRYSDLDLFKKGKKSVGEVEQTVTLDGWPKVRGFDYERGGDLASFFASLGSSGFQATELFRAAEVVRKMKRARARVFFGFTSNMITSGVREAVTYLCKKKLVDVVVATAGGVEEDLIKVFKPFVLGHFDVPGKQLFDSGVMRAGNIFIPADRYLALERFTRPLLVQLFRKQREQNKPITPSQFCKEAGLALEGVDGCESSFVYWCAKNKIPIFCPALTDGSLGDLIYFFKKQEPSFAIDISDDVVAITDLALGAEQAGMVCLGGSVPKHHIANAFIFRDGGEFSVYITTAQEEDGSNAGANHQEAMTWGKLKTNGAFAKVVGDATILFPLLVASGAFAEEGGSS, encoded by the coding sequence ATGAGTGTGCACAAACGATATTCGGATTTGGACTTGTTTAAGAAAGGAAAGAAAAGCGTTGGCGAGGTTGAGCAGACAGTCACGCTTGATGGGTGGCCTAAAGTTAGAGGATTTGACTATGAACGGGGCGGCGATCTTGCTTCTTTTTTTGCATCGTTGGGGAGTTCGGGGTTTCAAGCGACTGAGTTGTTCCGTGCAGCCGAGGTTGTACGGAAGATGAAACGAGCAAGAGCAAGAGTGTTTTTTGGGTTTACGAGCAACATGATCACGTCCGGTGTTCGTGAAGCGGTGACGTATTTGTGCAAAAAAAAATTGGTTGACGTGGTAGTCGCGACTGCCGGTGGGGTCGAGGAGGATCTTATTAAAGTCTTCAAGCCGTTTGTTCTTGGCCATTTTGATGTTCCTGGAAAGCAACTTTTTGACTCTGGCGTCATGCGTGCTGGGAATATTTTCATTCCTGCTGATCGATACCTGGCACTTGAGCGATTTACTCGGCCGTTATTGGTTCAGCTCTTTCGCAAACAAAGAGAACAGAACAAACCTATAACGCCTTCGCAGTTCTGTAAAGAGGCAGGTCTTGCTCTCGAAGGCGTCGATGGTTGTGAGTCTTCTTTTGTGTATTGGTGCGCTAAAAACAAGATTCCTATTTTTTGTCCTGCATTAACCGATGGTTCCTTGGGCGACCTCATTTATTTTTTTAAAAAGCAAGAGCCGTCGTTTGCCATTGACATTTCTGATGACGTGGTTGCAATAACGGACCTTGCTTTGGGCGCCGAGCAAGCAGGCATGGTCTGCCTGGGAGGTAGCGTACCCAAGCACCATATTGCGAATGCGTTCATCTTTCGAGATGGAGGGGAATTTTCTGTGTACATCACTACTGCTCAAGAGGAGGACGGGTCAAATGCGGGGGCGAATCATCAAGAAGCAATGACGTGGGGGAAATTGAAGACGAACGGCGCGTTTGCTAAAGTCGTGGGAGATGCAACAATTCTTTTTCCTCTCCTGGTTGCTAGCGGAGCGTTCGCAGAAGAGGGGGGATCGTCGTGA
- a CDS encoding AAA family ATPase produces the protein MMSKLEVTVNDLEQGAAAAKDLLLEATLYRPVETIPNDLQSFFGVYCALSSVFAKEQLFQHSEDRLVVNDFENVLALSLAAKYAKNGVVRRQGLFPSIEYSVRGGAPLRPQVQLAAKILASFVEGSRYNAIESYSSEDVCRSFLDWLPRDTQRWLAKKNGAFSGLAKNVHDLEVLIGNQRFLGFSKDTQRLGEGIGEGSSASACVASVDGAASKSSKYKKKMIGNEEMMRALWAGANYLRFYDPETKTNDLAEPGEPVPAILILGPPGCGKSFGTTLVARELAEIMKQEKRELRVLDISNTFKSKYVNESVGRLATIFDEIASGEAAYYVTCHDAESVFFRRNPDRDTKEDEKTLNELLNRLSGHRQLPYPNAFFVFNGNFKEMLDYAVLDRVSIVEAHGPRTAVEYEELWKVHLAPCIASGFARVHAWKRLGMVSKSLGLSGRQVQNIVKLLRQKALPSCIPIGVPTLPKEERQKRLRELAGSITDEVLFAELMRLGAEKRVVPEKVVEGGV, from the coding sequence ATGATGTCAAAACTCGAAGTTACCGTTAACGACCTTGAGCAGGGGGCTGCCGCTGCAAAGGACCTCTTGCTGGAAGCTACGTTGTATCGGCCAGTCGAGACGATTCCTAATGATTTGCAGTCTTTTTTTGGGGTGTACTGTGCACTCTCGTCTGTGTTTGCAAAGGAGCAGTTGTTTCAGCACAGTGAGGATCGTCTTGTTGTGAATGATTTTGAGAATGTGCTTGCCTTGAGTCTTGCAGCCAAGTACGCTAAGAATGGCGTGGTACGTAGACAAGGATTGTTTCCATCGATAGAGTATAGCGTTCGTGGCGGGGCGCCACTTCGTCCTCAAGTCCAGCTCGCCGCGAAGATTTTGGCCTCGTTCGTTGAGGGGAGCAGGTATAATGCGATTGAAAGCTATTCTTCAGAGGATGTGTGCCGCTCTTTTCTCGATTGGCTTCCTCGTGATACGCAAAGATGGCTGGCTAAGAAGAATGGGGCCTTTTCTGGCTTGGCCAAAAACGTTCATGATTTGGAAGTTCTCATCGGTAACCAGCGGTTTTTAGGATTTTCAAAGGACACGCAACGGCTCGGGGAGGGGATTGGGGAAGGTTCTTCAGCGAGCGCTTGTGTTGCTTCTGTCGATGGTGCGGCTTCAAAAAGTAGCAAGTACAAGAAGAAGATGATCGGGAATGAGGAGATGATGCGGGCTCTTTGGGCTGGAGCGAACTATTTGAGATTTTATGATCCTGAAACGAAAACAAACGATCTTGCTGAACCTGGCGAGCCTGTCCCGGCAATTCTGATTTTGGGTCCTCCAGGGTGTGGCAAATCATTTGGAACAACCTTAGTTGCTCGAGAGCTTGCTGAGATTATGAAGCAAGAAAAAAGGGAGTTGCGCGTTCTTGACATCAGCAACACGTTCAAGTCCAAGTATGTAAATGAATCTGTTGGGCGGCTCGCAACTATCTTTGATGAGATAGCATCAGGCGAGGCAGCGTATTACGTGACGTGCCATGATGCTGAATCAGTATTTTTCCGTCGCAACCCTGACAGGGATACTAAGGAGGATGAAAAGACGTTGAACGAGCTCCTTAATCGGTTGAGTGGTCACCGCCAGTTGCCGTATCCCAATGCGTTTTTTGTGTTTAATGGGAATTTTAAAGAAATGCTTGACTACGCAGTGCTGGATCGTGTTTCCATTGTTGAGGCGCACGGTCCCAGAACTGCTGTGGAGTATGAAGAGTTATGGAAGGTGCATCTTGCCCCGTGTATTGCGTCTGGTTTTGCTCGGGTTCACGCGTGGAAACGGCTGGGGATGGTGAGCAAGTCGCTTGGCCTCTCGGGGAGGCAAGTGCAAAATATTGTGAAGTTGCTCCGGCAAAAGGCGCTACCATCGTGCATTCCTATTGGTGTTCCAACGCTTCCGAAGGAGGAGCGTCAAAAACGGCTCCGGGAGCTCGCGGGGAGTATTACAGATGAGGTGTTGTTTGCTGAGCTAATGCGGCTCGGGGCGGAGAAGAGAGTCGTGCCAGAAAAGGTCGTGGAGGGAGGCGTATAA